A stretch of DNA from Myxococcota bacterium:
CGGCGCGGGCACGCACACGCTCTGGGCGGTCATCGAACCCGCCGACCCAGCGGACGAGACCGTCCGGGTGCTGCTCGACCCCGCGTTCCCCGCGGCCCTCGACTTCGTACAGGACGTGCAGCCGAGCCGTGATGGGCGCGTCGCCATCACGCGCTGGAGCGGCCGTGTGCACGTGCTCGACCGTGCGGCGCGCGCGAAGACGGTCGACCTGCCGCGCCTGGATCCCGACGGCCTCTACTACACCGCCGTTCTGTGGGGCGACCGGGTGTGCGCGACCTACTGTGCCGACGTCACCGTGGTTTGCGCGGACGCCCCCTAGCCGGCTTCTCGCGCCCTTCAGCCGCGTTCCCGTCGGGAACGCTCTGGTATGCTTCCCCGCGTGTTCGCCGAACGTCGACAGCGTGTGCGTGATGCGATGGGCCAAGGCGCCGTCGCGATCTTTCAGGGTTCCGGGCTCGCCACTCGCTCACGCGATACCGAGTACCCCTTTCGACAAGACAGCGACTTCTGGTACCTGACCGGCTTCGATCACCCGAACGCCGTCGCGGTGCTCCGCACCGACGGGGGTCCCGCGTTCACGCTCTTCGTCGAGCCGCGCGACCGCGAGATGGAGATCTGGAACGGCTACCGCCCCGGGATCGAGGGCGCCGTCGAGGACTTCGGTGCCGACGAGGCGTACCCGCGGAGCGAACTCCTCGACAAGCTGCCGTCGCTCCTGGGGAAGGCGCAGCGCCTGCACCACGTGCTGGGACGCGACGCCGGCCTCGACGCGCGCCTCGTCGAGATTCTCGAGCAGATGCGCCTGCGCTCGCGCACCAACGTCGAGCCGGCCGAGGCGATCCTCGATCCGCGCAGCATCACCCACGCGATGCGCCTCTTGAAGGAACCCGCCGAGCTCGACGTGATGCGCCGCGCGGCCGAGATCAGCCACGAGGCCCACGAAGCCGCGGCGAAGCTCGCCTGGGACGGCGTGTTCGAGTACGAGCTCGAAGCGGTGCTCGAGTACACGTTCCGGCGTCGCGGCGCGCGCGGCGCTGCCTACACGACCATCGTCGGGGGCGGCGCCAACGCCACGGTCCTGCACTACGTGCGCAACGATCAGAAGCTGCGCGAGAACGAGCTGGTGCTGATCGATGCGGGCTGCGAGCTCGAGGGCTACGCGTCCGACGTGACGCGCACCTACCCGGTCGGTGGTCGCTTCACCGGGCCCGGGCGGGCGCTCTACGAAGTGGTGCTCGCGAGCCAGCAGGCCGCGTTGGACCAGTGTCGCCCCGGGAAGACGCTGCCCGAGGTGCACGACGCGTCGGTCAAGGCGCTCGTCGAAGGGCTCGTCTCGCTGAACCTCTTGCAGGGCGACCCCGCCGAGCTGATGGCCCGCGAGGCGTACAAGCCCTTCTACATGCACTCGACCAGTCACTGGCTCGGCCTCGACGTGCACGACGTGGGCAGCTACCGCGAAGACGGCGAAGCGCGGAAGCTGGCTTCCGGACAGGTCTTCACCGTCGAGCCCGGCCTCTACGTCGCGAGTGACGCCGAGGTCGACACGCGCTTCCGAGGCATCGGCATCCGCATCGAGGACGACGTCGCGATCACCCAGAGCGGCCACGAGAACCTGAACGCGGCGCTGCCGAAACACCCGGACGAGATCGAGGCGTTGGTCGCCGAAGGACGCTAGTCGCCCGCGCACCCAACGCCTCCTGGACGCGCCCGTGTGCGCGCAGAACCCCCGAGCGAAGAAGGACCCGACACGCCATGGCCGACATCGAATCGCTGCTCAAGGAGAAGCGCGTCGTCAAACCCGACCCGAAGTTCGCGAAGCAGGCGAACTGGTCGCGGAAGGAAGTGAACGAGCTGCGTCGCGCCGGCGAGAAGAATCCGCAGCGCTTCTGGGCGAAGATGGCGAAGGAGAACGTCGACTGGTTCACGCCCTGGAAGAAGGTGCTCGACTGGAAGCCGCCCTTCGCGAAGTGGTTCGTCGGCGGAAAGACCAACGTCTCCTACAACTGCCTCGACCGACACCTCGAGGGGAAGCACGCCTGGCGCCGCAACAAGGCAGCGATCATCTGGGAAGGCGAGCCCGGCGACATCCGCACCCTCACCTTCGGCCAGCTCCACGCCGAAGTCTGCAAGTTCGCGAACGTGCTCAAGGGTCAGGGCATCAAGAAGGGCGACCGGGTCGCGCTCTACATGCCCATGATCCCCGAGCTGCCGATCGCGATGCTGGCCTGCGCACGGATCGGCGCGCCCCACAGCGTGGTGTTCGGCGGCTTCTCGGCCGAGGCGCTGCGCGACCGCATCAACGACGTCGGCGCGAAGCTGGTGGTGACCGCCGACGGTGGCTACCGCCGCGGCGCGCCCTACCCGCTGAAGCCCGCCGTCGACGAAGCCCTGGAAGGCGTCGACGGCGAGATGTCGGTGGTGGTGGTGCAACGCACGGGCGAAGCGACGGCGATGCAGGCGGGCCGCGACCGCTGGTGGCACGAGCTGATGGAAGGCGCGTCGGCCGACTGCAAGCCGGCGAAGCTCGACTCCGAGCACCCGCTCTTCGTGCTCTACACCAGCGGCTCGACGGGGAAGCCGAAGGGCATCCTGCACACCACCGGCGGCTACCTCACCCACGTCACCACGACGGCGAAGGCGATCTTCGATCTGAAGGAAGAGGACACCTACTGGTGCACGGCCGACTGCGGTTGGATCACCGGCCATTCCTACGTGGTCTACGGCGTGCTCGCGAACGGCGCGACCACCTTGATGTACGAAGGCGTGCCCACCCACCCGGGCCCCGACCGCTTCTGGGACATCATCGAACGCCACAAGGTCACGATCTTCTACACGGCACCGACGGCGATCCGCACCTTCGTGCGGCTGGGCGACGAACATCCGAAGAATCACGACCTGTCGTCGCTGCGTCTGCTCGGCACCGTCGGCGAGCCGATCAACCCGGAAGCCTGGATGTGGTACCACCGCGTGATCGGCAAGAAGAAGTGCCCGATCGTCGACACCTGGTGGCAGACCGAGACCGGCGGAATCATGATCACCCCGCTGCCCGGCGCGGTGAACACGAAGCCCGGTTCGGCCACCCGCCCCTTCCCCGGCATCGCGGCGAGTGTCTACGACGACGACGGCAAAGCGGTGAAGGCACCCGACGGCGGCTTCCTGGTCGTCGAGAAGCCCTGGCCCGGCATGCTGCGCGGCATCTGGGGCGATCCCAAGCGCTTCAAGGAGCAGTACTGGAGCAAGTACAAGGGCATCTACTTCGCCGGGGACGGCGCCCACCGCGACAAGGACGACTACTTCTGGATCATGGGCCGGATCGACGATGTGATGAACATCTCCGGCCACCGGATCGGCACGATGGAAGTGGAGAGCGCGCTGGTCTCCCATCCGAAGGTGGCCGAGGCGGCGGTGGTCGGACGCCCGGACGAGCTGACCGGCACAGCGATCGTGGCTTTCGTGACGCCCCTCGGCGGCACCGAGGTCGACGACGCCCTGCGGAAATCGCTGCTCTCCCAGGTGTCCTCGCAGATCGGTGCGATCGCGAAGCCGAAAGAGATCCGCTTCACCGACGCGCTCCCGAAGACGCGCTCGGGGAAGATCATGCGTCGCCTGCTGCGCTCGATCG
This window harbors:
- a CDS encoding aminopeptidase P N-terminal domain-containing protein, whose protein sequence is MFAERRQRVRDAMGQGAVAIFQGSGLATRSRDTEYPFRQDSDFWYLTGFDHPNAVAVLRTDGGPAFTLFVEPRDREMEIWNGYRPGIEGAVEDFGADEAYPRSELLDKLPSLLGKAQRLHHVLGRDAGLDARLVEILEQMRLRSRTNVEPAEAILDPRSITHAMRLLKEPAELDVMRRAAEISHEAHEAAAKLAWDGVFEYELEAVLEYTFRRRGARGAAYTTIVGGGANATVLHYVRNDQKLRENELVLIDAGCELEGYASDVTRTYPVGGRFTGPGRALYEVVLASQQAALDQCRPGKTLPEVHDASVKALVEGLVSLNLLQGDPAELMAREAYKPFYMHSTSHWLGLDVHDVGSYREDGEARKLASGQVFTVEPGLYVASDAEVDTRFRGIGIRIEDDVAITQSGHENLNAALPKHPDEIEALVAEGR
- the acs gene encoding acetate--CoA ligase; translated protein: MADIESLLKEKRVVKPDPKFAKQANWSRKEVNELRRAGEKNPQRFWAKMAKENVDWFTPWKKVLDWKPPFAKWFVGGKTNVSYNCLDRHLEGKHAWRRNKAAIIWEGEPGDIRTLTFGQLHAEVCKFANVLKGQGIKKGDRVALYMPMIPELPIAMLACARIGAPHSVVFGGFSAEALRDRINDVGAKLVVTADGGYRRGAPYPLKPAVDEALEGVDGEMSVVVVQRTGEATAMQAGRDRWWHELMEGASADCKPAKLDSEHPLFVLYTSGSTGKPKGILHTTGGYLTHVTTTAKAIFDLKEEDTYWCTADCGWITGHSYVVYGVLANGATTLMYEGVPTHPGPDRFWDIIERHKVTIFYTAPTAIRTFVRLGDEHPKNHDLSSLRLLGTVGEPINPEAWMWYHRVIGKKKCPIVDTWWQTETGGIMITPLPGAVNTKPGSATRPFPGIAASVYDDDGKAVKAPDGGFLVVEKPWPGMLRGIWGDPKRFKEQYWSKYKGIYFAGDGAHRDKDDYFWIMGRIDDVMNISGHRIGTMEVESALVSHPKVAEAAVVGRPDELTGTAIVAFVTPLGGTEVDDALRKSLLSQVSSQIGAIAKPKEIRFTDALPKTRSGKIMRRLLRSIATGEEVAGDTTTLEDYSVLAKLREGDE